One Equus quagga isolate Etosha38 chromosome 5, UCLA_HA_Equagga_1.0, whole genome shotgun sequence genomic window carries:
- the TNFRSF4 gene encoding tumor necrosis factor receptor superfamily member 4 isoform X2: MRMCVEAQRPRAPCAALLLLGLVLGAAAGQNCVGNTYPSGGRCCQECDPGYGMESRCTQRKDTVCLPCKPGYYNEATNYEACKPCTQCNQRSGSEPKQRCTSTQDTVCRCRPGTQPKHGYKLGVDCAPCPPGHFSPGNNQACKPWTNCTSAGKRTLQLASNSSDAVCEDRSPPATLPWETQGPPAWAPTTQPTTSWPRVSQGPSMPPTEPPRGGNSFRTPIQEEHADANSTLAKI; this comes from the exons ATGAGGATGTGTGTGGAGGCTCAGCGGCCCAGGGCACCCTGTGCAGCCCTCCTGCTCCTCGGACTTGTGCTGGGCGCTGCAGCCGGGCAAAACTGTGTTGGGAACACCTACCCCAGTGGCGGCAGGTGCTGTCAAGAGTGTGATCCAG GGTACGGGATGGAGAGCCGCTGCACCCAACGCAAGGACACGGTGTGCCTCCCGTGCAAGCCCGGCTACTACAACGAGGCCACAAACTACGAGGCCTGCAAGCCCTGCACCCAGTGCAACCAGA GAAGTGGGAGCGAACCCAAGCAGAGATGCACATCCACACAGGACACCGTCTGCCGCTGCCGGCCTGGCACTCAGCCCAAGCATGGCTACAAGCTGGGAGTTG ACTGTGCCCCGTGCCCCCCAGGACACTTCTCTCCAGGCAACAACCAGGCCTGCAAGCCCTGGACCAA CTGTACCTCGGCGGGAAAGCGCACTCTGCAGCTGGCCAGCAATAGCTCGGATGCTGTCTGTGAGGACAGAAGCCCTCCAGCCACACTACCCTGGGAGACCCAGGgtcccccagcctgggcccccaCCACCCAGCCCACCACTTCCTGGCCTAGGGTCTCACAGGGGCCCTCCATGCCCCCCACAGAGCCTCCCAGGG gaggAAACAGCTTCCGGACCCCCATCCAAGAGGAGCATGCTGATGCAAACTCCACCCTGGCCAAGATCTGA
- the TNFRSF4 gene encoding tumor necrosis factor receptor superfamily member 4 isoform X1, giving the protein MRMCVEAQRPRAPCAALLLLGLVLGAAAGQNCVGNTYPSGGRCCQECDPGYGMESRCTQRKDTVCLPCKPGYYNEATNYEACKPCTQCNQRSGSEPKQRCTSTQDTVCRCRPGTQPKHGYKLGVDCAPCPPGHFSPGNNQACKPWTNCTSAGKRTLQLASNSSDAVCEDRSPPATLPWETQGPPAWAPTTQPTTSWPRVSQGPSMPPTEPPRGPELAAILGLALGLGLLVPVAAVLALFLHHRAWRLPPNVPKPPGGNSFRTPIQEEHADANSTLAKI; this is encoded by the exons ATGAGGATGTGTGTGGAGGCTCAGCGGCCCAGGGCACCCTGTGCAGCCCTCCTGCTCCTCGGACTTGTGCTGGGCGCTGCAGCCGGGCAAAACTGTGTTGGGAACACCTACCCCAGTGGCGGCAGGTGCTGTCAAGAGTGTGATCCAG GGTACGGGATGGAGAGCCGCTGCACCCAACGCAAGGACACGGTGTGCCTCCCGTGCAAGCCCGGCTACTACAACGAGGCCACAAACTACGAGGCCTGCAAGCCCTGCACCCAGTGCAACCAGA GAAGTGGGAGCGAACCCAAGCAGAGATGCACATCCACACAGGACACCGTCTGCCGCTGCCGGCCTGGCACTCAGCCCAAGCATGGCTACAAGCTGGGAGTTG ACTGTGCCCCGTGCCCCCCAGGACACTTCTCTCCAGGCAACAACCAGGCCTGCAAGCCCTGGACCAA CTGTACCTCGGCGGGAAAGCGCACTCTGCAGCTGGCCAGCAATAGCTCGGATGCTGTCTGTGAGGACAGAAGCCCTCCAGCCACACTACCCTGGGAGACCCAGGgtcccccagcctgggcccccaCCACCCAGCCCACCACTTCCTGGCCTAGGGTCTCACAGGGGCCCTCCATGCCCCCCACAGAGCCTCCCAGGG GCCCTGAGCTGGCCGCcatcctgggcctggccctgggcctgggcctaCTTGTCCCCGTGGCTGCTGTGCTGGCCCTGTTCCTGCACCACAGGGCCTGGAGGCTGCCACCCAACGTCCCCAAGCCCCCCG gaggAAACAGCTTCCGGACCCCCATCCAAGAGGAGCATGCTGATGCAAACTCCACCCTGGCCAAGATCTGA
- the TNFRSF18 gene encoding tumor necrosis factor receptor superfamily member 18 isoform X1 translates to MRARGSRMALCGLTLLCALGLGHRAAGGPSCGPGRHLRGTGTDARCCRSCAPGEVCPEQNCTCVQPEFHCADPLCTSCQHHPCPPGQEAQPHGSFRFGFTCVDCAAGTFSGGREGRCKPWADCSQFGFPTTFPGNKTHNAVCSPWPLPTEPHDLLTVVLLVVATCILILTVAQVGLHVWQLKRQRGCPTETQLLLEAPPPAEDACSCQFPEEERGEQLSEDKGQLGDLWV, encoded by the exons ATGCGGGCGAGGGGCTCCCGGATGGCCCTGTGCGGCCTGACGCTGCTGTGCGCGCTCGGCCTGGGCCACCGCGCCGCCGGGGGTCCCAGCTGCGGGCCCGGCCGCCATCTGCGTGGGACGGGGACCGACGCGCGCTGCTGCCGCTCCTGCGCCCCGG GCGAGGTCTGTCCTGAGCAGAACTGCACGTGTGTCCAGCCTGAGTTCCACTGTGCCGACCCGCTGTGCACAAGCTGCCAGCACCACCCATGCCCGCCGGGCCAGGAGGCACAGCCCCACG GGAGTTTTCGTTTTGGCTTCACATGTGTGGACTGTGCTGCAGGGACCTTCTCTGGGGGTCGCGAGGGCCGCTGCAAACCGTGGGCAGA CTGCTCCCAGTTTGGGTTTCCCACCACATTCCCCGGGAACAAGACGCACAATGCCGTGTGCAGCCCGTGGCCGCTGCCCACTGAACCACACGACCTGCTGACTGTCGTCCTCCTTGTGGTGGCCACTTGCATCCTGATCCTGACTGTGGCCCAGGTTGGCCTGCACGTCTGGCAGCTGAAGAGGCAGCGAGGATGCCCCACAG AGACCCAGCTGCTCCTGGAGGCACCACCACCAGCTGAGGATGCCTGCAGCTGCCAGTTCC